The Microbulbifer hydrolyticus genome has a segment encoding these proteins:
- a CDS encoding MDR family MFS transporter: MLEGLNKTLQEKTRRVLPSGFFYAENLGDTAMDRQWWQSLYGLPPLIWIVLLGSFFGRGTYFMVWPFLAILLHDKFALGPGAIGVILSVSAMASALLGFYVGALSDRYGRRRVLILGTAINAFAFLVLSMAESLAAFVVSITLCSVGRAIWEPPASALFGDLIHEKKSRELALQFRYFLVNVGAALGPVIGVWAGISAQQSTFGLTALSYLLLCLGFVWAFRYSVAGKQSVAQRHTVTDFSGTLRVLRQDRVFLVVVLANILTLFIYAHFDTSLVQHLTQLQAPALVGLISSMILINALTIVVLQFPLLRVMRGFCVNNRMLTGVIILAMGQVWFALNPADFTYGWLGATFVVSVAEAILFPTMSIQIDRMAPHHLRGSYFGAASFYTFGWSSAPLVGGFIIEWLGGSFLYWSMFVLCGLVAILYRHSRRISEGTSQVRSASSKDYDDRPDGEVENPDGAVESKTSAMA; this comes from the coding sequence GTGCTGGAGGGTTTGAACAAAACCCTTCAGGAAAAAACCCGGAGGGTTCTGCCCTCCGGGTTTTTTTATGCCGAAAATTTGGGAGATACGGCAATGGACAGGCAATGGTGGCAATCACTGTACGGCTTACCGCCCCTGATATGGATCGTTTTACTCGGTAGTTTCTTTGGCCGCGGCACCTATTTTATGGTGTGGCCGTTTCTGGCAATTCTGCTACATGACAAGTTTGCACTTGGCCCCGGTGCCATCGGTGTGATTCTCAGTGTTTCGGCAATGGCCTCGGCTCTATTGGGGTTTTACGTCGGCGCGCTTTCCGATCGCTATGGCAGGCGCCGGGTGTTGATTCTGGGGACTGCAATCAATGCATTTGCATTTCTGGTTTTGTCGATGGCCGAAAGCCTTGCCGCCTTTGTGGTGTCGATCACACTATGTTCGGTCGGCCGGGCTATATGGGAGCCGCCGGCAAGCGCGCTGTTCGGTGACTTGATCCACGAAAAAAAGAGCCGTGAACTTGCACTGCAGTTCCGATATTTTCTGGTCAATGTGGGTGCGGCTCTGGGGCCAGTGATCGGCGTCTGGGCAGGTATCAGCGCACAGCAATCGACCTTCGGGCTGACAGCCCTGAGTTACTTGTTGTTGTGTCTGGGGTTTGTATGGGCCTTCCGGTATTCGGTTGCGGGCAAGCAGTCTGTGGCGCAGAGGCATACCGTGACGGACTTTTCCGGGACGCTGCGTGTATTGCGTCAGGACCGGGTGTTTTTGGTCGTCGTGCTGGCGAATATTCTCACCCTGTTTATCTACGCCCACTTTGACACAAGTCTTGTCCAGCACCTGACACAGTTACAGGCCCCGGCCCTTGTTGGTTTGATCTCCAGTATGATCCTGATAAACGCCTTGACCATCGTGGTGTTGCAGTTTCCATTGTTGCGAGTGATGCGGGGTTTTTGCGTCAATAACCGGATGCTGACCGGCGTTATTATCCTGGCGATGGGGCAGGTCTGGTTTGCGCTGAACCCAGCGGACTTTACGTATGGATGGTTGGGCGCAACGTTCGTGGTCAGTGTTGCCGAAGCTATCCTGTTTCCCACAATGAGTATCCAGATAGACCGAATGGCTCCCCACCACCTTCGCGGCAGTTATTTTGGTGCGGCTTCCTTCTATACGTTTGGCTGGTCGAGTGCGCCCCTCGTTGGCGGTTTTATCATCGAGTGGCTGGGCGGAAGCTTCCTGTACTGGAGCATGTTCGTCCTTTGTGGGCTTGTGGCGATTCTGTATCGTCACAGCCGCCGGATAAGTGAAGGTACCTCTCAGGTGCGCAGTGCTAGCAGCAAGGATTATGACGACAGGCCTGACGGGGAAGTCGAAAACCCGGATGGGGCAGTGGAGTCAAAAACGTCAGCTATGGCATAA
- a CDS encoding TolC family outer membrane protein produces the protein MFRSRKAARCIACHIVGVSALLTLPLALADEAESEFQTISPSRLQNDTDSPFLTAQPLNPSVTASSNTWKLDITEAVQKAVEWHPAIGESVGALHRQQENIRSARAGYFPQVSVGVIGGYDSETNGDGDGHAVQLYLSQVLYDFGKISGSVDSATASARAAQALVLQQIDAIARDTAQAAIEVQRYQALLESADAQIEGVSAISRLVKIRSDRGASTRSDVLQAQSRMESARADRQQLQAQLNRWRSVLQNLMGVQQSVALAMGLPDPVLNGCMVDPMQANYAPAVLLAEAQRAEAMAQLKEARAQSWPTLSLDGSVNSYLDQEYVDSNALNDHESAVFLNLSMPIYQGGRLSANKEAASFAMRSADAAKDNARLSVARDLRIAQSQSEGLHRSVSILEARLRAISETRDLYRKQYSSLGSRTLIELLNSEEELHQARIEKNNTVYDLHKLQVDCLYTVGEIRAAFDLQGRPIQGVEVLP, from the coding sequence ATGTTCAGGTCAAGGAAGGCTGCGCGTTGTATAGCCTGCCATATTGTCGGTGTCTCAGCTCTGCTGACACTGCCTCTCGCGCTGGCGGATGAGGCTGAAAGCGAATTTCAGACCATCAGCCCCAGCCGCTTGCAGAACGATACGGACAGTCCGTTCCTCACTGCGCAGCCACTCAATCCTTCGGTCACTGCCAGCTCCAATACATGGAAGCTCGACATTACAGAGGCTGTTCAGAAAGCGGTGGAATGGCACCCGGCGATCGGCGAATCGGTTGGTGCGCTTCACCGGCAGCAGGAAAATATCCGTAGCGCCCGCGCTGGCTACTTTCCACAAGTGAGTGTGGGAGTGATCGGCGGGTACGATAGTGAAACCAATGGCGATGGGGACGGGCATGCAGTACAGCTCTATCTTTCCCAGGTCTTGTACGACTTCGGGAAAATTTCCGGTAGCGTCGATTCCGCAACAGCGAGTGCACGGGCCGCGCAAGCCCTGGTTTTGCAGCAGATTGATGCCATCGCACGCGATACCGCCCAGGCGGCCATTGAAGTGCAGCGTTATCAGGCATTACTCGAATCCGCAGATGCGCAGATCGAGGGAGTATCTGCAATTTCCCGCCTGGTTAAAATCCGCAGTGACCGCGGGGCGAGTACGCGATCTGATGTTTTACAGGCGCAGTCGCGCATGGAATCCGCGCGCGCTGACCGACAGCAATTGCAGGCGCAGCTGAATCGCTGGCGCAGTGTCCTGCAAAACCTGATGGGTGTGCAGCAAAGTGTTGCGCTCGCGATGGGGTTACCTGATCCGGTATTGAACGGTTGTATGGTTGACCCGATGCAGGCGAACTATGCCCCAGCGGTTCTGCTCGCTGAAGCGCAGCGAGCGGAAGCAATGGCACAACTGAAGGAGGCGCGGGCGCAATCCTGGCCGACTTTGTCTCTGGATGGCAGTGTCAACAGCTATCTGGACCAGGAATACGTGGATTCGAATGCGCTGAATGATCACGAAAGCGCTGTTTTCCTGAATCTTTCCATGCCGATTTATCAGGGCGGGCGACTCTCTGCCAACAAAGAGGCAGCGAGCTTTGCCATGCGTTCAGCGGACGCAGCAAAAGACAATGCCCGGCTTTCCGTTGCCCGCGACCTGCGCATTGCCCAGAGCCAGAGTGAGGGGCTGCACCGGAGTGTTTCCATTCTTGAAGCCCGTTTGCGGGCAATTTCTGAAACACGAGACCTGTATCGCAAACAGTACTCCTCTCTGGGAAGTCGAACGCTGATAGAGCTTCTTAACTCCGAAGAAGAGCTGCATCAGGCGCGCATAGAAAAGAACAATACGGTGTACGATCTGCACAAGCTGCAGGTGGACTGCCTCTATACCGTTGGTGAAATCAGAGCTGCATTTGATCTTCAGGGGCGTCCCATTCAGGGGGTTGAGGTGCTGCCGTAG
- the pepN gene encoding aminopeptidase N, with translation MKDAKPQTVYLNDYQAPEYLVDRTELTFDLDPQSTLVKSHLKIRRNPVAADSGGRSLPPLWLDGVDLELLSIAEDGELLPAQRYQEEPGGLSLTVTKPEFELEIQTRIAPESNTSLEGLYLSNGMYCTQCEAEGFRKITFYPDRPDVMSVFTTTIVAPAKYPVLLSNGNKVDSGTTDDGRLRVTWEDPFAKPSYLFALVAGDLQYVEDSFTTSTGRAVTLQLFTEARNIGKCEHAMVSLKHAMRWDEVVYGREYDLDIFMIVAVDHFNMGAMENKGLNIFNSACVLASPETATDAAFQRIESIVAHEYFHNWSGNRVTCRDWFQLSLKEGFTVFRDAEFSADMNSRAVKRIEDVTLLRTAQFAEDAGPMSHPVRPDSYMEISNFYTLTIYEKGAEIVRMIHTILGADAFRRGSDLYFQRHDGCAVTCEDFVVAMEDANGADLKQFRRWYSQAGTPIIEVEDEYDAERAQYSLTLRQRTPATPGQEEKLPLHIPVAIGLLGADGKALVLDKFGSTDTVLHLTEESQTFTFQDIDERPLPSLLRGFSAPVKLRYGYTGEQLQFLMQHDADAFNRWDACQRLALNTLSSLQGQYRAGETLDTPSALIDGFSVLLQNSELDPALVAKMLALPSAQELAEQGDEIDAAAIVAARDFARQSIAVALKPLFLARYQALDQRKPYRPTADDIARRGLKNTCLAYLCMTQDQDALALARTQFERDENMTDVSAALAAMVEYGPKDAAEQTLESFYRQWQQDTQVVETWFGLQSSSAGFGTLDRVRELMAHPAFEMKNPNKVRAVVGGFAMRNFNQFHHEDGSGYEFLADQVIALDKLNPQIASRLVTPLTRWKKYRKHEAGQIHSALKRISDSGELSADLYEMVSKSLA, from the coding sequence ATGAAAGACGCCAAGCCCCAAACAGTTTACCTCAATGACTATCAGGCACCGGAATACCTGGTGGATCGTACCGAACTGACGTTCGACCTCGATCCGCAGTCGACGCTGGTCAAGTCGCACCTGAAGATCCGCCGTAATCCGGTTGCGGCGGATAGTGGAGGGCGCAGCCTGCCACCCCTGTGGCTCGACGGGGTTGACCTCGAGTTGCTTTCCATCGCTGAAGATGGCGAATTACTTCCGGCGCAGCGCTATCAGGAAGAGCCCGGCGGGCTTTCGCTGACAGTGACCAAACCTGAGTTCGAGCTGGAAATTCAAACCCGTATCGCACCGGAATCGAACACGTCGCTGGAGGGGTTGTATCTTTCCAATGGGATGTACTGCACCCAGTGTGAGGCGGAAGGCTTCCGGAAAATCACTTTTTATCCGGATCGCCCCGACGTGATGTCTGTGTTTACCACCACTATCGTCGCCCCGGCGAAATACCCCGTATTGCTTTCGAATGGCAACAAAGTGGATAGCGGTACTACCGATGACGGTCGCCTACGTGTCACCTGGGAAGATCCTTTTGCGAAGCCCTCCTATCTGTTCGCGCTGGTGGCAGGCGATCTGCAGTATGTGGAGGATTCTTTTACTACTTCCACAGGCCGGGCGGTAACACTGCAGCTCTTCACCGAGGCGCGTAATATCGGGAAGTGCGAGCATGCCATGGTCTCCCTCAAGCACGCCATGCGCTGGGACGAAGTGGTATACGGGCGAGAGTACGATCTGGATATTTTCATGATCGTGGCCGTAGACCATTTCAACATGGGTGCGATGGAGAACAAGGGGTTGAACATTTTCAACTCCGCCTGCGTGCTGGCCAGCCCGGAGACAGCCACGGACGCGGCTTTTCAGCGTATCGAATCCATCGTCGCCCATGAGTACTTTCACAACTGGTCCGGCAACCGGGTGACCTGTCGCGACTGGTTTCAGCTGAGCCTGAAAGAGGGCTTCACGGTATTCCGGGATGCGGAGTTTTCCGCAGATATGAACTCCCGTGCGGTAAAACGTATTGAGGATGTCACGCTATTGCGCACCGCCCAGTTTGCGGAAGATGCGGGCCCCATGTCCCACCCGGTCCGACCGGACTCCTACATGGAGATATCCAATTTCTACACGTTGACCATCTATGAGAAGGGCGCAGAAATTGTGCGGATGATACACACCATCCTGGGAGCTGATGCTTTTCGTCGCGGCAGCGACCTGTATTTTCAGCGCCACGACGGCTGTGCCGTTACCTGCGAGGACTTTGTCGTCGCGATGGAAGATGCCAATGGTGCGGACCTGAAGCAGTTTCGCCGTTGGTACAGTCAGGCGGGGACACCCATAATCGAGGTGGAAGACGAGTACGACGCGGAGCGCGCACAATACTCGCTGACTCTCCGCCAACGGACACCGGCGACGCCGGGCCAGGAAGAAAAGTTGCCCTTGCATATTCCGGTGGCGATCGGCCTCCTGGGGGCGGATGGTAAAGCATTGGTACTGGATAAGTTCGGTAGTACAGATACCGTGCTGCACCTCACTGAAGAGAGCCAGACTTTTACTTTCCAGGATATCGACGAGCGGCCTCTGCCTTCGTTGCTGCGCGGTTTTTCCGCTCCGGTGAAACTTCGCTATGGGTACACTGGTGAACAGTTGCAGTTCTTGATGCAGCACGACGCCGATGCGTTCAATCGCTGGGATGCCTGCCAGCGCCTGGCGCTGAATACCCTGTCGTCCCTGCAGGGGCAGTATCGAGCCGGTGAAACACTGGATACACCGAGTGCATTGATCGACGGGTTTTCGGTACTCCTGCAGAATTCGGAGCTCGATCCCGCACTGGTTGCAAAGATGCTCGCCTTGCCGAGCGCCCAGGAACTCGCGGAGCAGGGTGATGAAATTGACGCAGCGGCAATTGTCGCGGCCCGCGATTTTGCCCGGCAGTCCATCGCCGTCGCCCTGAAGCCACTCTTTCTGGCGCGTTACCAGGCATTGGACCAGCGCAAGCCCTATCGGCCGACGGCAGATGATATTGCACGGCGCGGCCTCAAAAACACCTGTCTCGCTTACTTATGTATGACGCAGGATCAAGACGCACTGGCTCTGGCAAGAACCCAATTTGAGCGGGATGAAAACATGACCGATGTGTCGGCCGCTCTCGCCGCGATGGTCGAATACGGTCCCAAGGATGCTGCAGAACAAACACTGGAATCGTTTTACCGACAATGGCAGCAGGACACCCAGGTGGTGGAAACCTGGTTTGGCCTGCAAAGCAGCAGTGCGGGCTTTGGCACCCTGGACCGGGTACGCGAGCTGATGGCGCATCCGGCCTTCGAAATGAAGAACCCCAACAAGGTGCGCGCCGTGGTGGGCGGATTTGCCATGCGTAATTTCAATCAGTTCCACCATGAAGATGGAAGTGGCTATGAGTTCCTTGCGGATCAGGTGATCGCCCTGGACAAACTGAATCCGCAGATTGCCTCGCGTCTGGTCACCCCGCTTACGCGCTGGAAAAAATATCGCAAGCATGAAGCCGGGCAGATTCATAGCGCACTAAAGCGGATATCCGATAGTGGTGAGTTGTCTGCCGACCTCTATGAGATGGTCAGTAAAAGTCTGGCGTAA
- a CDS encoding histidine phosphatase family protein produces MHQIILVRHGEAAKSGADADPGLTEQGQQEAEALIPELDKRFPGGTGVRLVSSPKSRAMQTAIPIATHWGKEIHETADVIEIPSPQGMPLEERGAWIRQLLHNSWDSLSPAQDQWRDRLMRYLLTLDSGAAAASTHTTLIFCHFMVINSVVATLRNDAKVAQFFPDYTSLTHLNLHAKTLTLVELGRERNGKGEHRIQ; encoded by the coding sequence TTGCATCAGATAATACTTGTCCGCCACGGAGAGGCCGCAAAATCCGGGGCCGATGCCGATCCGGGCTTGACCGAACAGGGGCAACAAGAGGCCGAGGCCCTGATTCCCGAGCTCGACAAACGATTTCCCGGCGGTACAGGGGTTCGACTGGTCAGTAGCCCGAAATCTCGCGCAATGCAGACGGCAATACCGATTGCGACCCATTGGGGAAAGGAAATCCATGAGACCGCTGACGTGATCGAGATCCCTTCCCCCCAGGGAATGCCACTGGAAGAGCGCGGAGCCTGGATTCGTCAACTGCTGCACAACAGCTGGGACAGCCTCAGCCCCGCACAAGACCAATGGCGCGACCGGCTGATGCGCTACCTTCTAACGCTGGACTCGGGAGCCGCAGCAGCCTCAACACATACGACGCTCATATTTTGCCACTTTATGGTGATCAACTCCGTAGTTGCCACATTGCGCAACGATGCAAAAGTCGCCCAGTTCTTTCCGGACTATACCTCGCTGACCCACCTAAACCTGCATGCAAAGACACTGACACTTGTCGAGCTGGGGCGCGAGCGGAATGGAAAAGGAGAGCATCGGATCCAATAA
- a CDS encoding BapA/Bap/LapF family prefix-like domain-containing protein: MQTQVVDKSSGVLSSFDSTNVVLNSPGFVKLALAQEDIVSFSRAGDDLIIQLENGEVVTIENFYLADSASAQSDLFIEDPESGAVLLAQKGADGSIFSMAQVSSSADVAGVIPPTGEYVCPWVWAGLAALGIVGIAASLDDDDPRSPRFEPYEPPAEPPEPPGGGEEPPGGKPPPGGEEPPDGDADADSDADADADTDADADADADTDADADTDADADADADTDADADADADADADTDADADADADTDADADADADTDADADADADTDADADADADTDADADADADTDADADADADTDADADADADADADADADTDADADADADADADADADADADADADADADADADADADADADADADADADADADADADADADADADADADADADADADADADADADADADADADADADADADADADADADADADADADADCDINIDIDIDIDIDCECDADADSDADADADADADADADADADADSDADYNFSYELDLHGYDVDIDIDVDIDKTGSHKDGDCEIDIDIDIDIDIECDADADSDADADADADADADADADADADADADADADADADADADADADADADADADADADADADADADADADADADADADADADADADADCDADADADADADADADADADADADADADADADTDADADADADTDADADADADTDADADADADTDADADADADADADADADTDADADADADTDADADADADADADTDADADADADADSDSDRDLPNGISYVAFRLEDGQIIKVEYGDEDDIKDPSQPQSLIDCIEEEYGSEVVEYIIKAGNSHYDEEGNVTTTDGWPTNPAGNVGGPGVETVQLDELCDDDEMMQTENESSNLMFAELGADLDQLGEAEGLDQHELQAVKEAIQAQLEEALGDVISLGDVFADNDSDSPQLEASEQPPTLEDLLLDVVDELTLPGFGSSISLTEGLGGAVDLGEPCDTLPQDMDDPMRDLWSQNGNHDL; the protein is encoded by the coding sequence ATGCAAACCCAGGTAGTTGATAAGTCGAGTGGCGTCCTGAGTTCGTTTGATTCCACCAATGTGGTTTTGAACTCGCCAGGCTTCGTCAAACTTGCCCTAGCGCAAGAAGACATAGTGTCTTTTTCCAGGGCCGGAGATGATCTGATTATTCAGCTGGAAAACGGCGAAGTAGTCACGATCGAAAACTTTTACTTAGCGGATTCCGCCAGCGCACAGAGTGATCTTTTTATCGAAGATCCGGAGTCGGGTGCAGTATTACTCGCTCAGAAGGGTGCGGATGGCTCCATTTTTTCTATGGCGCAAGTCAGCAGTAGTGCCGACGTTGCAGGCGTAATTCCCCCCACGGGTGAGTATGTCTGTCCGTGGGTATGGGCCGGGCTGGCAGCGCTGGGGATTGTGGGCATCGCGGCGTCCCTGGACGATGATGATCCCAGATCTCCGAGATTTGAGCCGTATGAGCCTCCTGCGGAACCGCCAGAGCCGCCCGGGGGAGGTGAAGAACCGCCCGGAGGTAAACCACCGCCCGGAGGTGAAGAGCCACCGGATGGTGATGCGGATGCGGACTCTGACGCGGACGCCGATGCAGACACCGATGCTGACGCGGACGCCGACGCGGATACGGATGCCGACGCGGATACGGATGCCGACGCGGACGCCGATGCGGATACGGATGCCGACGCGGATGCCGACGCGGATGCCGATGCGGATACGGACGCCGACGCAGACGCCGATGCGGATACGGATGCCGACGCAGATGCCGATGCGGATACGGATGCCGACGCAGACGCCGATGCGGATACGGATGCCGACGCAGACGCCGATGCGGATACCGACGCAGACGCGGACGCCGATGCGGATACGGATGCAGACGCGGACGCCGATGCGGACACGGATGCCGACGCAGACGCCGATGCGGATGCCGATGCGGACGCCGATGCGGATACCGACGCGGATGCCGATGCGGATGCCGACGCAGATGCGGATGCCGATGCGGATGCCGATGCGGATGCCGATGCGGATGCGGATGCCGATGCCGATGCGGATGCCGATGCGGATGCTGACGCGGATGCCGATGCCGATGCCGATGCCGACGCGGATGCCGACGCAGATGCCGATGCGGATGCCGACGCCGATGCGGATGCCGATGCGGATGCCGACGCGGATGCCGATGCCGATGCCGATGCGGATGCCGACGCAGATGCCGATGCCGACGCCGACGCCGACGCCGATGCGGATGCCGACGCCGATGCGGATGCCGATGCGGATGCCGATGCCGACGCTGACGCCGATGCGGATGCCGACTGCGATATCAATATCGATATCGACATTGATATTGACATCGACTGTGAGTGTGACGCCGATGCTGATTCAGACGCAGACGCAGACGCAGACGCAGACGCAGACGCAGACGCAGACGCAGACGCAGACGCGGATTCGGATGCCGACTACAACTTCAGCTACGAGCTTGATCTCCACGGATATGACGTGGACATTGATATCGATGTTGATATTGATAAAACGGGCAGTCACAAAGATGGTGATTGTGAAATAGATATTGATATCGACATAGATATCGACATCGAGTGTGATGCCGACGCAGACTCGGATGCGGATGCGGATGCGGATGCGGATGCGGATGCGGATGCGGATGCGGATGCGGATGCGGATGCGGATGCGGATGCGGATGCGGATGCGGATGCGGATGCGGATGCTGACGCCGATGCCGATGCCGATGCCGATGCTGATGCCGATGCCGATGCCGATGCTGACGCCGATGCCGATGCCGATGCCGATGCTGATGCCGATGCCGATGCCGATGCGGATGCGGATGCTGACGCCGATGCCGACGCTGACTGTGACGCCGACGCCGACGCCGACGCCGACGCCGACGCCGACGCCGATGCCGATGCCGATGCCGACGCGGACGCCGATGCGGATGCAGATGCGGATACGGATGCTGACGCAGACGCCGATGCGGATACGGATGCCGACGCGGATGCTGACGCAGATACGGATGCCGACGCGGATGCTGACGCAGATACGGATGCTGACGCGGACGCGGACGCTGACGCTGACGCGGATGCTGACGCAGATACGGATGCTGACGCGGATGCTGATGCAGATACGGATGCTGACGCCGATGCCGATGCCGATGCTGACGCAGATACGGATGCCGATGCTGACGCTGATGCCGATGCCGACTCAGACTCGGATCGAGACTTGCCGAATGGTATCTCTTACGTCGCCTTCAGGCTGGAAGATGGGCAGATCATCAAGGTCGAGTATGGAGACGAGGATGACATCAAGGATCCGAGTCAACCGCAAAGCCTGATCGACTGTATCGAAGAGGAATACGGCTCCGAAGTTGTCGAGTACATCATCAAGGCGGGTAACTCCCACTACGATGAAGAAGGCAACGTCACCACCACCGATGGCTGGCCAACCAACCCGGCTGGCAATGTCGGAGGGCCCGGAGTCGAAACCGTCCAGCTGGATGAACTCTGTGACGACGATGAGATGATGCAGACGGAAAATGAATCATCGAATCTGATGTTCGCGGAGCTGGGTGCTGACTTGGATCAGCTCGGTGAAGCAGAAGGTCTTGATCAACATGAGCTCCAGGCAGTCAAAGAGGCCATCCAGGCCCAGCTGGAAGAGGCTCTGGGCGATGTGATCAGTCTGGGTGATGTCTTCGCGGACAATGACTCGGATTCACCACAGCTGGAGGCCAGTGAACAGCCGCCGACGCTTGAGGATCTTCTGCTAGACGTCGTCGACGAACTCACGTTGCCGGGATTCGGCTCCAGTATCTCTCTTACAGAGGGCCTGGGAGGCGCTGTAGACCTTGGCGAACCGTGTGACACATTACCTCAGGATATGGATGACCCGATGAGGGACCTCTGGTCTCAAAACGGTAACCACGATCTCTAG
- a CDS encoding carboxylesterase family protein produces MPYAQPPLNDLRWHSPLPLPAWRGPLPPLR; encoded by the coding sequence GTGCCCTACGCGCAGCCCCCACTGAACGATTTGCGCTGGCACTCTCCCCTGCCACTCCCCGCGTGGAGAGGGCCATTGCCACCACTTCGGTAG